A single region of the Mustela lutreola isolate mMusLut2 chromosome 2, mMusLut2.pri, whole genome shotgun sequence genome encodes:
- the KCNMB2 gene encoding calcium-activated potassium channel subunit beta-2 isoform X2: MFIWTSGRSSSSYRHDEKRNIYQKIRDHDLLDKRKTVTALKAGEDRAILLGLAMMVCSIMMYFLLGITLLRSYMQSVWTEESQCTLVNASITETFNCSFSCGPDCWKLSQYPCLQVYVNLTSSGEKLLLYHTEETVKINQKCSYIPKCGKNFEESMSLVNVVMENFRKYQQFSCYSDPEGNQKSVILTKLYSSNVLFHSLFWPTCMMAGGVVIVAMVKLTQYLSLLCERIQRINR; encoded by the exons aaatatttaccaaaaaatcaGGGACCACGACCTCCTGGACAAAAGGAAAACTGTCACAGCACTGAAAGCAGGAGAGGACCGGGCCATTCTCCTGGGACTGGCCATGATGGTCTGCTCCATCATGATGTACTTTCTGCTGGGAATCACACTCCTGCGCTCATACATGCAGAG CGTGTGGACAGAAGAGTCTCAGTGCACCTTGGTGAATGCGTCCATCACAGAAACCTTTAATTGCTCCTTCAGCTGTGGTCCGGACTGCTGGAAACTCTCTCAGTATCCCTGCCTCCAGGTGTATGTTAACCTGACATCTTCTGGTGAAAAGCTCCTTCTCTACCACACAGAAGAGACCGTGAAAATCAATCAGAAG TGCTCCTATATACCTAAGTGTGGAAAAAATTTTGAAGAATCCATGTCCCTGGTGAATGTCGTCATGGAAAACTTCAGGAAGTATCAACAGTTCTCCTGCTATTCtgacccagaaggaaaccagaagAGTGTCATCCTAACCAAACTCTACAGTTCCAATGTGCTGTTCCATTCACTGTTCTGGCCAACATGTATGATGGCTGGGGGCGTGGTAATCGTTGCCATGGTGAAACTCACACAGTacctctccctgctctgtgagagGATCCAGCGGATCAATAGATAA